A portion of the Oncorhynchus nerka isolate Pitt River linkage group LG27, Oner_Uvic_2.0, whole genome shotgun sequence genome contains these proteins:
- the LOC115111683 gene encoding neurofilament medium polypeptide-like, with product MSYPLDYLYGHGSYRRTPQGHSARPAASLSSSGYHSQPWTTSQRHRPAYSQAASADSLEIFNGDMTRRNEKEILQTLNDRFAGYIDKVRNLELINSNLEQEAAALRQSQTGRATVGEHYQRELGDLRAMVQQLTGEKARTLLEHDHLEEDIQHVRTRLEDEARSREELEAAARVMNKYVDESGLARLELDKKLFALQEEAAFLKKNHEDEVAEMLAQIQGTQVRFEARDTIKADVTSALREIRAQLDGHATKSAMQAEGWFKVRMERLADAAHSNTDAIRGAQEEIAEYRRQLQSRTIELETLKGTKESLERQRMDSEDRHHGDIHSLQETIHQLDGELKSTKWEMASQLREYQELLNVKMALDIEIAAYRKLLEGEETRFLSGPSLFSYSSVHLKHKGEELSDTVILEEQTDETQVTEVTEEGEEEKGEENEEEVKDEDETKAEVGEGEGSEDKGGEEEEGDKEEGEGSEDKGGEEEEGDKEEGEGSEDKGGEEEEGDKEEEEGSEDKGEEESGEEKEKSKSPEEAASPSKSPTKTPQPKSPAVKSPESKSPPAKSPFPKSPAKSPAPKSPTEKSPQLKSLAVKSPSKSPPSKSPESKSPPPMSPLPKSPQPKSPIQEKAKPPAEDKPAKEEKKEKEQPQPVKEEKKQEPEPKEKAKSGSEPKEKAEEKTDKPDPKKESKPEETPTPAPPAAALAKPAEESPTPAKKEDEKQAPSKTDDKPQAELKPAPKESPEKTESKKEEVKEDKQEASKGSDSKEVKDTKVEGKAEKDEKSSSTEVKEKAMK from the exons ATGAGCTACCCACTGGACTACCTCTACGGCCACGGATCCTATCGCAGGACACCACAGGGACACTCTGCCCGGCCCGccgcttccctctcctcctccggcTACCACTCCCAGCCATGGACGACCTCCCAGCGCCACCGCCCGGCCTACAGCCAGGCAGCCTCTGCAGACAGCTTGGAAATCTTTAATGGCGACATGACTCGGAGGAACGAGAAGGAGATTCTGCAGACACTCAACGACCGGTTCGCCGGTTACATCGACAAGGTGCGGAACCTCGAGCTGATTAACTCGAATCTGGAGCAGGAAGCGGCTGCACTGCGACAGAGCCAGACCGGGCGCGCTACGGTTGGAGAGCACTATCAGCGTGAGCTGGGGGACCTGAGGGCTATGGTCCAGCAGTTGACCGGGGAGAAGGCACGCACACTCTTGGAGCATGACCACCTTGAAGAGGACATCCAGCATGTGCGGACCAGGCTCGAGGACGAGGCACGCAGCCGGGAGGAACTGGAGGCCGCAGCACGCGTCATGAACAAGTATGTGGATGAGTCTGGGCTTGCACGGCTGGAGCTGGACAAGAAGCTGTTCGCGCTGCAGGAAGAAGCCGCGTTCCTGAAGAAGAACCACGAGGATGAGGTGGCCGAGATGCTCGCACAGATCCAGGGTACACAGGTGAGGTTCGAGGCTCGAGACACGATCAAGGCGGACGTGACGAGCGCGCTGCGGGAGATCCGCGCTCAGCTGGATGGCCACGCGACCAAGAGCGCAATGCAGGCAGAGGGATGGTTCAAAG TGCGTATGGAACGGTTGGCGGATGCAGCTCACTCTAATACGGATGCAATCCGCGGTGCCCAAGAGGAGATAGCCGAGTATAGACGGCAGCTGCAGAGCCGCACCATCGAACTGGAGACCCTCAAAGGAACCAAGGAGTCTTTGGAGAGACAACGCATGGATAGTGAGGACAGACACCATGGGGATATCCACTCCCTACAG gagaccATCCACCAGCTGGACGGTGAGCTGAAGAGTACTAAGTGGGAGATGGCCAGTCAGCTGAGAGAATATCAGGAGCTGCTGAACGTCAAGATGGCTCTGGATATAGAGATAGCTGCCTACAG GAAGTTGCTGGAAGGGGAGGAGACTCGGTTCCTATCTGGGCCAAGCCTGTTCTCCTACTCCTCCGTTCACCTTAAGCATAAGGGGGAGGAGCTCTCAGACACAGTCATACTGGAGGAACAGACGGATGAGACACAGGTCACTGaggtgacagaggaaggagaggaagagaagggcgAAGAGAATGAAGAGGAAGTAAAGGATGAGGATGAGACCAAAGCTGAggtaggagagggggaaggatctgaggataagggaggagaagaggaagagggtgataaggaggaaggggaaggatctgaggataagggaggagaggaggaagagggtgataaggaggaaggggaaggatctgaggataagggaggagaggaggaagagggtgataaggaggaagaggaaggatctGAGGATAAGGGGGAAGAGGAGTCAGGTGAGGAGAAAGAGAAGTCTAAGTCACCTGAGGAGGCTGCTTCTCCATCTAAGTCTCCCACTAAAACCCCCCAGCCCAAATCTCCCGCCGTCAAATCCCCTGAATCCAAATCACCCCCAGCCAAATCTCCCTTCCCCAAATCACCCGCCAAGTCTCCTGCCCCCAAATCTCCAACGGAGAAATCTCCCCAGCTCAAATCCCTGGCTGTGAAATCACCATCTAAATCTCCCCCTAGCAAATCCCCAGAGTCTAAGTCCCCTCCTCCCATGTCCCCCCTCCCCAAGTCTCCGCAACCCAAGTCCCCCATCCAGGAGAAGGCCAAGCCCCCTGCAGAAGACAAACCAGccaaggaggagaagaaagagaaggaacAACCCCAGCCTGTAAAAGAGGAGAAGAAACAGGAGCCAGAACCCAAGGAGAAAGCGAAGAGTGGGAGCGAGCCTAAAGAGAAGGCTGAGGAGAAGACAGACAAACCAGATCCCAAGAAGGAGAGCAAGCCAGAGGAGACCCCAACACCTGCCCCTCCTGCCGCCGCCTTGGCCAAGCCTGCAGAGGAGAGCCCCACCCCTGCTAAGAAGGAAGATGAGAAACAGGCCCCATCCAAAACAGATGACAAACCTCAGGCAGAGTTGAAGCCTGCCCCCAAAGAATcaccagagaaaacagagagcaagaaagaggaggtgaaggaggacaAGCAGGAGGCCTCTAAAGGGTCCGACAGTAAAGAGGTTAAGGATACGAAGGTGGAAGGGAAGGCAGAGAAGGACGAAAAGTCCTCCAGCACTGAGGTCAAAGAGAAAGCCATGAAGTGA